The window TCCCTATCAAGCAATAGATAAAGAAAGAATAAAAAACCATAATGGGCAAGTCATAAAAACTGTTGTTCACATCAATCCTGGACTTTGTCAAGGATGTGGTACATGCGTAGCATTTTGTAAATCTAAATCTATTGATTTAGAAGGATATTCTAACAAGCAAATTTACGAAGAAGTATTGGCTTTATTGAATGAATATTGACAGCCATCATCTAAAAAGAAGTTCGATATTATAGTCTTATGATAATTGGATTATACAGTACAGATGATACAATAAATGTAAATATTTAGTTGATGAATATTTTTTGTGTAAAGTTTTTTTGAAAAAAATTGTCTTCGACAGAAAAAACTATCAAAACAAAAACGAATAAATCTAAGTGTAATCACAAAGTAATCGAAGAAATCGTATGGCATAATTACATGCGTATACTTTATATAAACAATAAAAATATGAAAAACAGCAATTTTGAACCCGAAATAGTAGCTTTTGTTTGCAATTGGTGTACTTATGCTGGTGCAGATCTTACGGGGACAAGCCGAATTAAATATCCCTCAAATGTAAAAATAATCCGTTTCCCTTGTACAGGGCGAATTGACTTTATGTTTCTATTAAAGGCTTTTTCTAACGGAGCTGACGGAATTATTATTTCTGGATGTCATCCAAATGATTGCCATTACACATCAGGTAATTTGCATGCACGTCGCCGTTGGATAATTTTTCGGACACTTCTTGACTTTATGGGAATTGATATTCATCGAATCACTTTTTCATGGGTTTCTGCTGCTGAAGGTGCTAAATGGGCGGAAATTGTTAATCAAACAACCAATAAAATTAAAGGATTAGGTCCCTATAAACTATACAAAAAAATCGCTAACGAAACTTGGGAAAATACATTTTATGGATAAAATAAATAAAATTGCTACTAAATTACTCGCAACAGGGAAAGTACAAATAATCATTGGCTACACAGAAGGAAGTAAAGGAAGAATTCGCCCTTTTTTTGCCAGAAATGAAGAAGAATGTAGAAAATTAATCTTTGATGAGCGCTGCGTCCAGAATTTAGCTGTTTTTCTTTACAAAAAAGAGGTGTCTCAAAAAGGACAACAGGCTATTGTATCTAATGTTCATACTTTAAGAGGAATTATTCGGTTAGCTGCTGAAAAACAAATCAAAGAAGGTGACCTAATTGCAATTGCAGTTTCCGATAAAGAACAATTTCTTGAAGTTCATACCCTTGAAGCTATAGAAAACTATTTATCTGATCGAACTTTCCAGTTAAATGAATCAGATGAAATCTTATTGGATAAACTAAATGCGATGAATCCATTAGAACGTTGGATTTTCTGGCAAAATGAAATGAAGAATTGCATTCGATGCTATGCCTGTCGTCAAGCATGCCCACTTTGCTATTGTTCTCAATGTGTAGTAGAAATAAATCAACCACAGTGGATTCCAGTATTCGCCAATAAAATTGGTAATACAGAGTGGCACATTATGCGAGCAATGCATCT of the Candidatus Azobacteroides pseudotrichonymphae genomovar. CFP2 genome contains:
- a CDS encoding 4Fe-4S dicluster domain-containing protein; its protein translation is MDKINKIATKLLATGKVQIIIGYTEGSKGRIRPFFARNEEECRKLIFDERCVQNLAVFLYKKEVSQKGQQAIVSNVHTLRGIIRLAAEKQIKEGDLIAIAVSDKEQFLEVHTLEAIENYLSDRTFQLNESDEILLDKLNAMNPLERWIFWQNEMKNCIRCYACRQACPLCYCSQCVVEINQPQWIPVFANKIGNTEWHIMRAMHLAGRCVECGQCGRVCPENIPIHLLPIRLAREIKALYGSTTGISKDENCEISTYKYEDRENFFE
- a CDS encoding hydrogenase iron-sulfur subunit — protein: MKNSNFEPEIVAFVCNWCTYAGADLTGTSRIKYPSNVKIIRFPCTGRIDFMFLLKAFSNGADGIIISGCHPNDCHYTSGNLHARRRWIIFRTLLDFMGIDIHRITFSWVSAAEGAKWAEIVNQTTNKIKGLGPYKLYKKIANETWENTFYG